In Janthinobacterium agaricidamnosum NBRC 102515 = DSM 9628, the DNA window CTCGGGTGTTGTCAGCGGTAACAGCAAGGTTGGCGGCGTGGCGGGAGAAAACAGCGGCAACTCCAGTGTGAGCAACGGTTATTACAATACGACGCTGAACGCCGCGCTGAACGGGATAGGCACCGGCACCGGCACCACCACCGGCCTGAGCAGCACACAGATGAAAAGCGCGTCCAATTTCGCCGGTTTTACTTTCACCACCAGCGGCGGCGCCACCGGCAATAACTGGGTGATGGTCAATAGCGACGGCACCTTCAATAGCGCCATCGGCCTTGGCGCGACGTTGCCGATGCTGAGCTCGGAATGGTCGACGACCATCACCTCGGCGCACCAGTTGCAATTGATGGGCTTGAACCTGAGCGCCCAGTACCTGCTGGCCAACGACATCAATGCGGCGCGCACGGCCAGCAGCACACTGGATGTGTGGAATGGCGGTACCTTCGTTCCTGTCGGCACCGGCAACTCGGCCAGCACCGCGACCCATTTCAACGGCGGCCTGGACGGCGCCTTCCATGTCATCACCGGCTTGACGATCAATCGTCCGGGCCAGGCTTACAACGGTTTGTTCGGCACGCTGGGCGTATCAAGCGTGGTCAAGAGCCTGGGCCTGGAGGGGGGCGGCATCACCGCCGGCGTGGATAGCGGCGTGCTCGCCGGCGACAGTTTTGGCGCGATCAGCAATGTCTACAGCACGGTGGCGGTCAGCGGCGGCCAACGGACCGGCGGCCTGGTCGGCGCGATACTGGGCGGCAGCGTCAGCGACAGTTACGCCTCCGGATCGGTGACGGGCAGCAATACCATCGTCGGCGGCCTGGCCGGCCGCAACGACGGCGCGATCATCAACAGTTACGCCAGCGGCGCCGTCAGCGGCACGGGCACTACCGGCGGCCTGGCCGGCGATGGTGCCGGTACGGTGAGCAACAGCTTTTGGGACAGAACCAGCACCGGCCAGAACACCAGCGGCGGCGGGCTCGGCGTCGGCTTGAGCACGGCCCAGATGAAAACCCTGGCCAACTTCAACAGCGCGACGATCGCCAACGGTTCCGCCAATCCGAACTGGGAACTGGCCACTAGCTGGGTGGTATATGACGGCAATAGCTATCCATTGTTGCGCGGCTTCATGAAACAATTGGCGGTCAAGATCGGCAGCGCCATCAAGACTTACGATGGCTTGGCCTACAATGGCGCAGGCGGCGCCGTGTATTCAAACCTGACCGACAGCGACTTGCAGGGTACGCTGGTGTTTGGCGGTGCCGCCGGCGGTGCGGTCAATGCCGGTAATTATGCGATCAGCGGCAGCGGCCTGTACTCCAACAGCGGCCAGCACGGTTATTCGATCACGTATATCGATGGTGCGCTGACCGTCAACAAGCTGGCAATTGCGCTCAACAATGCCGCGGCGGGCAACAAGACCTATGACGGCAGCACCGCTGCCATCGTCAGCGGCAACTTGAGCGGCGTGCTGGCTGGCGACATCGGCAACGTCACGTTCAGCGGCACCGGCAGCTATGCCGACAAGAATGCGGGTAATAACAAGGTCGTGACCGCCAACGCCACGCTGGGCGGCAGCGCCGGCGGCAATTACACGCTGGCGCCGATCAGCGGCTTGACCGGCAATATCGGCAAGGCGACCATCAGCGGCGTCGGCGGCATCACGGCCGGCAACAAGGTGTACGACGGCAGCCTTGCCGCCAGCCTGAATACGGCCGGCGCGTCGTTTACCGGCATGATCGCCGGCGACAACCTGACGGTGTCGGCCGCCAGCGGCAACTTCAGCGACAAGAACGCCGGCAACGGCAAGACCGTCAATATCAGCGGCATCGCGCTGGGCNNNNNCACACACTTAATTAATTAAGTGTGTGNNNNNACAAGAACGCGGCCAGCGGCAAGACGGTCACCGTCAGCGGCACCACGCTGGTCGATAGCGTCAATGATTTGGCCAGCAACTATACGGTCAGCAACCCGATGGGCTTGAGCGCCAGCATCACGCCAAAAGCCTTGACGCTGACCGGTACCCTGGTCTCGAATAAAGTCTACGACGGCAACAACATCGCACACCTTTCCGGCGGCACGCTGAACGGCCTGGTCGGTTCCGAAACGCTGGGCATCGCCGGTCAGACGGCGCTGTTCAGCGACAAGAACGCGGCCAACGCCAAGACCGTCACTGTCAGCGGCACCACGCTGGTCGATAGTGCGAATGGCCTGGCCGGCAATTACACGGTCGGCGACCCGACCGGCTTGACGGCCAGTATCACCCGCGCGACGATCGCCAGCGTGGCTGGCATCGTGGCCGTCAACAAGGTGTATGACGGCAGCACGGCGGCGACCTTGAACACGTCCGGCGCCACGTTTGCCGGCAAGGTGGCCGGCGACGAGCTGGGCGTGACCGGCGCCGGCGGCGCATTCAGCGACAAGAACGTGGGCAACGGCAAGACCGTCAATCTCAGCGGCATTGCCTTGAGCGGCGCCGACGCCGGCAATTATGTGCTGGCCAGCGGCAATGCCAGCACTACCGCCGCTATCACGCCGGCCACGCTGACGGTCAGCGCCAGCGGTATCAACAAGGTGTACGACGCCGGCACGGCGGCCACCGTCAATCTGCGCGATAACCGCATCGGCAACGATGTGTTCAGCATCGGCAGCGGCAGCGCGAACTTCAGCGACAAGAATGCCGGCGTCGGCAAGACGGTGACCGTCAACGGCATCAGCATCAGCGGCGCCGACGCCGGCAATTACATTGTCAACACGACGGCCAGCACCACGGCGTCGATCGCGCAGGCGGCGCTGACGGTAAAGGTCGATGATGCCCAGAAAAACCAGGGCAGCGCCAATCCGCCGTTCAGCGCCAGTTACAACGGCTTGCTGGGCGGCGATACGCTGACCGCCGAAGTAAGCGGCAACCTGGTCTTCAATACCCCGGCCACCACCGGTTCGGCGGCCGGCAATTACGTGGTGTCGGCCAGCGGCCAGTCGTCGAACAACTATGCGCTGGGCTATGTCGACGGCGTGTTGAAGGTCAATCCGGCCACATCCTTGCCGCCGGTGGCCGTGCCGCCGGCGCCGCTGCAAAGCGCGGTGGCCAATGTGATCGCGATGGCGACCGTGGCGCCGTCGCAAGGCAATATGGTGCCGTCGGAAATATCGATCGGCGATGCGCCGACGGCGGCGCTGGTCGCGGCGGCGCCGGCCGACAAGGTCAATCCGCTGCCGGTGGTGCAACTGAATGGCAGCGTGGCGACGAATCTATTGCCGGGACTCAAGCTCAGCGTCATCGACCGCGGTTTGCTGTTGCCGGTGGAAGCGTCCGTCAGCTTCGGCAATGGCGGCGGCCGCGAGTAAAGAGCTGGTCCGGAACTGATCGCGACAGGGAGCGCCGCCGTATGGCGGCGCTCTTTTCAACGCCACATGACCGGCCTGCATGCGCTGCCGCGTTTCATCCCGGCTTTCGAAGCGATAGCTGACACTGCTGGAAATGTTGTCAGTGTCAAATTAGTCGCATCAGGAAAATTATTCATTCTTAATAATAGTGGCCGGGGCTGCGGTGTGTCGCCGCCATGTCGAATCAAGCGGGCCCAGAAGCGTAAGTAGGACACTGCAGAAATACAAGGAAGAAAAGACGTTTTTTTCTGTGGTTTTTATCGAAAAGTGAGACGCCGGACCCAGCCTTGCCGCGCAATATTCTTATAATTAAAGAACTTGATATTGATAATTATCAATGTCAATTTCTTGCCCGGAGGCGTCTCATGAACCGCATCTACCGCTCCATCTGGAACCAGTCCACCGGCGCGTATACCGCCGTGTCCGAAAACGTCAGGAGCGCCGGCAAGCGCTCGTTGCCGGGTTGCACTGGCGGCGGCGCGCGGTTCGCGCTGACAACCCTGGCGGCGGCCATGATGCTGGGCTTCGGCTCGCTGGCGCTGGCCGGGCCGGGCGGCGGCACGGTGGTGGCGGGCGCGGCCAACATCGGCGGCACGCCCGGCAATATGGTGATCCGGCAGGGCAGCCAGCATGCGGTGATCAACTGGGCCACGTTCAATATCGGCCACGGCGAAGCGGTGACGTTTCAGCAGCCGAACAGCAATGCGGTGGCGCTGAACCGGGTGCTGGGCAGCGATGGTACTCGCATCCGGGGCAATCTGTCGGCCAACGGCAAGGTGTTTATCGTCAACCCGAACGGCATCCTGTTCGGCCAGGGCGCGTCGGTCAACACGGCCGGGCTGGTGGCCTCGACGCTGGATATTTCCAACAGCGATTTCATGTCGGGCAAGTATCAATTCAGCGGCGCCGGTACGGGCAAGGTCTTGAACCAGGGCAGCATCAGCGCGCCGGGCGGCTATGTCGCCTTGCTGGGCGCGCATGTGTCGAACGAAGGAACGATCAGCGCGCGGCTCGGTTCGGTGGTCCTGGCGGCCGGCAAGGCAATCACGCTGGACGTGGCCGGCGATGGCTTGCTCAACGTGGCCATCAACGAGGGCGCCGTCGGCGCGCTGGTCACTAACGGCGGCTTGATCCAGGCCGACGGCGGCAGCGTGCTGCTGAGTGCGCAGGCGGCCGGCGACTTGCTGAAAACCGTGGTCAACAATACCGGCGTGATCGAGGCGCACAGCATCGCCGCCCGCAACGGCACCATCAAATTGCTGGGCGACATGCAGTCGGGCACGGTGAACGCCGGCGGCACGCTGGACGCCAGCGCGCCCGATAGCGGCCACGGCGGTTTCATCGATACCTCGGCCAGACAGGTCAGGATCGATGAAGGCATCCGCGTGACCAGCGCCGCCGCGAAGGGACTGGCCGGCACCTGGCTGATCGATCCTGCCGATTTTAATATCGCGGCCAGCGGCGGCGACATCAGCGGCGCGCTATTGTCGCGCACGCTGATGAACGGCAACGTCAATATCTTGAGCACCATGGGCGCTTCGGGTACGCAGGGCAATATCAACGTCAACGATACGGTAGCCTGGTCAGCCCACAAGCTGACGCTGAATGCGCAAAACAATATCAACATCAATCGGGCGATGCTCGGTTCCGGCAGCGCCAGCCTGGCGCTGGAGTACGGCCAAGGCAGCGCCTTGGGAGCTGGCAGCGCCTACCATGTCGCGGCGCCGGTGAATCTGCCAGCGGGAAATAATTTCAGCACCAAACAGGGCAGCGGCGGTGCGCTCGTCGCTTATACGGTGCTCAATAGCCTGGGCGCGGCCGGCAGTGTCAGTCAAACCGATTTGCAGGGTGTTAATGGCGGCCTGGCCGGAAATTATGTGCTGGGCAGCGATATCGACGCCAGCAGCACCGCAGGCTGGAATGGCGGCGCCGGTTTTACGCCGCTGGGCGCCGCGCCCGGGGCGCCGTTTACTGGCCGGTTCGACGGCCTGGGCCATGTCATCAACGGCTTGACGATGAACCGGGTCGAACTGGACACCGGCCTGTTCGGCACCATCGGTGCGGCCGGCGTGGTGCGCAATCTGGGCTTGACCGGCGGCAGCATCGAGCTGACGGGCGAACTATCCGGCATCTATCCGTACCCGTTCAGCGTGGCGCCGCTGGCGGCGGTCAACCATGGCTTGATCGATAACAGCCATGCCAGCGTGCCTGTCACCAGCAGCAATTATGCGCAAACCGCCGGCCTGGTCGGCTTGAATGCGGGCACCATCAGCAATAGCAGCGCAAGCGGCAATGTGACGGATAGCAATTACGCGGGCGCCGGCGGGCTGGTGTCGCTGAATAGCGCGACTGGCATCATCCAGAACAGTTTCGCCAGCGGCAATGTCAGCGTGGTCAATTCCGCCGCCGGCGGGCTGGTGATGCGCAACGAAGGCAGCATCGGCAACAGCTATGCCAACGGCAATATCAGCGGCACTTCCGGCGCCGGCGCCGGCGGCCTGGTCGGGCAGAATGTCGGCGGCAGCATCAGCAACAGCTACGCCACCGGCGACGTGGCCGGCGACAATACGCTGGGCGGCCTGGTCGGCTCGAACGACAACCTGTCCAGCATCAGCAACAGTTATGCGACGGGCAGCGTGGTCGGCAGCGGCTCCACCATCGGCGGCCTGGCCGGCGCCAACCAGGGCACTGCCAGCAATGTGTATGCGACCGGCGCGGTGACGGGCTTCGGCAATGTCGGTGGCCTGGTCGGCGGCAACAGCGGCGCACTGGCGAATGGCTATGCGAGCGGCAAGGTGACTGCCAGCAATGCCGGCGGCGGCGTGATCGGCCTGCATAGCGGCGGCGCGGTGGCCAATCTGTATTTCAACAGCAGCATTAATAACCTGCTGTCGGGCAAGGGCAATCAAACCGGCGGCAGCGGCAGCGCCAGCGGATTGAGCACCAGCCAGATGACCACCGCGTCGAACTATGCCGGCCTGAACTTCAGCAGCACGCCCGGCGCGCCCGGCAATGCGTGGGTGCTGGTCAATGCCAGCGGCGGCGGCATCAACAATGCCGGCGGTGGCGGCGGCACTTATCCGATGCTGGCGTCGGAATATTCGACGACGATCGGCAATGCGCACCAGTTGCAATTGATGGCGATGGACCTGGGCCCCAGCGCCGTGTACACGCTGGGCCGCAATATCGACGCCGGCAAGACCGTGGGCACTGGCGACGTGTGGTTCGGCTCCTTCATTCCACTCGGCGCCAGCCTCGGCATCAATTATCTTGGCAGCCTGGACGGGCAGGGCCATGTCATCAGCGGCTTGAACGTTAACTTGCCAGGCAACACGCAAGTCGGCTTGTTCGGCGTGATCGGCGGGTCCGGCAAGGTCGTCAATCTCGGGCTCGATGGCGGCAGTGTGCGCGGGCAATTCGAAGTCGGCGCCATCGCCGGACGCAACCAGGGTGCGATCAGCAATAGTTTTTCGACCGCGGCGGTGCAGGGCGACACCACCGTGGGCGGCCTGGTCGGCTTTAATTCCCTGGGCAGCGTCAGCAATGCCTACGCCAGCGGCCCGGTAGCCGCGGTCAACGGAGAAACCGGCGGCCTGGTCGGCAAGAGCCAGGCTGGCGCCATCAGCAACAGTTTTGCCAACGGCGCCGTCAGCAGTACCAGCGGCACCACCGGCGGCCTGCTTGCCAGCAGTAGCGGCGATACCATCAGCGGCAGTTTTTGGGATATCAACGGCACCGGCCGCGCCACCAGCGCGATCGGCCCCGGCCAGTACAGCCCCAGCGGCGGCCTGTTCACGGCCGTCACCAGGACGCTGGCCATTTACGCCGGCGCGGGTTGGGATTTGACCGGCTCGTGGGTGGTCTACGACGGTGTCAGCGCGCCGTTGCTGCGTAGTTTCATGACGCAATACACGGTGCTGGCCAATAGCGACAGCAAGACGTATGACGGCCTGGCGTACAGCGGCAATAGCGGCTTTGTCGTATCCGGCGTGGCCGACGGCCGCATCAGCGGTTCGGTAACGGTGGCGGGTTCGGCGCAGGGCGCGGTCAACGCCGGCGATTATGCGCTGCGGCCCGGCGGGCTGGTATCGAGCGGCGGCCAGCTGGGCGGCTATTCGATCAATTACATCGACGGCGCGTTGACGGTGAACCGGGCGCTGCTCAGCGTCAGCGGCGCCAGCGCCGACAATAAGATCTATGACGGCTTGCTGGGCGCGCAGATCAGCAATGCCGTGTTCAGCGGCTTGGTCGCCGGCGATGCCGGCCTGGTCAACCTGACGTCCAGCTTCGCCAGCAAGAATGCCGGCAACGGCATCGCTGTCACGGTCGGCCTGGACGGCGCATCGGCCGGCAATTACACGCTGGCCCCGGTGACCGGCCTGAGCGCGAATATCACGCCGAAGGCGCTGAGCATCAGCGGCCTGGCAGCCGGCAACAAGGTATATGACGGCAGCGGTACGACCAGCTTGTCCGGGGGTACATTGAATGGATTGGTGGCCGGTGAAACCCTGGCTTTCTCGGCCAGCGGCGCATTTGCCGACCCCAACGCCGGCATCGCGAAAACCGTGACGGTCAGCGGCGCAACGCTGGCCGACGGCAGCGGCCTGGCCAGCAATTACACGGTCGGCAACCCGACCGGCCTGACGGCCGATATCACGCCGAAGGGGCTGACGATCAGCGGCATGAGCGCCGCCGCCAAAGTCTATGACGGCTTGCTGCATGCCAGCTTGTCGGGCGGTACGCTGGTCGGCCTGGTCAATGGCGAAACCCTGTCTTTCAGCAATCAAAGCGGCGTGTTCAGCGACCAGAATGCAGGCATGGCGAAAGCGGTGACGGTCAGCGGCACCACGCTGGCCGATGGCAGCGGTTTGGCCAGCAATTACACGGTCAGCGATCCGACCGGCCTGAGCGCGGATATCACGCCGAAGGCGTTGACGGTCAGCGGCCTGGGCGCGGCCAGCAAAGTGTATGACGGCTTGCTGAATGCCAGCTTGTCGGGCGGCACGCTGCTTGGCCTGGTGAATGGCGAAACCTTGTCCATCACCAAGCAAAGCGGCGCCTTCAGCGACCAGAATGCCGGGATCGGCAAGGCGGTCACGGTCAGCGGCACCACGCTGGCCGATGGCACCGGTTTAGCCAGCAACTACACGGTCAGCGATCCGACCGGCCTGACGGCCGATATCATACCGAAGGCGCTGACCATCGTTGGCGTTACGGCTGGAAATAAAATTTACGACGGCAACATGAGCGCCAGCTTGTCGGGCGGCACGCTGAGCGGTTTTGTCGGCTCGGAAACCGTCGGCTTGTCCGGCTTGAGCGGCGCGTTCAGCGACAAGCATGCGGGGGCCGGCAAGGCCGTCACCGTCACGGGCGCGATGTTGACCGACGGCACTGGCCTGGCCAGCAATTACACGGTCGGCAATCCAGCCGGCTTGACGGCCGATATCGGCAAGGCGACCATCACCGGCGTATCCGGCATCAGCGCCGGCAACAAGGTGTATGACGGCACTGCAGCCGCCAGCCTGGAGACGGCCGGCGCCTTATTTGCGGGCCTGGTCGGCGGCGACGATGTGCTGGTGGCGCATGCCAGCGGCGTGTTCAGCGACCAGAATGCCGGCGCCGGCAAGACCGTCGCGATCAGCGGCCTGGCGCTGGGCGGCGCCGACGCCGGCAATTACAGCCTGGCCAGCGGCACGGCCAGCGCCACGGCCGACATCACGCCCAGGGCCTTGACGCTGACGGGTATCACGGCTGGTAATAAAGTCTACGATGGCAATACCAAGGCCAGCCTGTCGGGCGGCACCTTGAACGGCCTGGTCGGTTCCGAAACCCTGGGCGTGACAGGCTTGTCGGCGGCCTTCGCCGACAAAAACGCCGCCCATGGCATCGCCGTGACGGTCAGCGGCGCCACGCTGGCCGATGGCAGCGGCCTGGCCAGCAATTACAGCATCGGCAATCCGGCCGGCTTGACGGCGGATATCACGCCGAAGGCCTTGACGCTGGCCGGCGTGCAAGCGGCCGACAAAGTGTATGACGGCACTACTGCCGCCAGCCTGTCCGGCGGTTCCCTGATCGGCTTGGTTGGCGGCGAAACGCTGGGCATCGCTGGCCAAGCCGGGACGTTCAGCGACAAGCAGGCGGGCAGCGGAAAAACCGTGCTTGTCAGCGGCACCACCTTGCTCGATGGTACTGGCCTGGCCAGCAATTACACGGTCAGCGATCCGCTCGGCTTGACGGCCAGCATCGGCCGCGCGACGATAAGCAGCGTGTCCGGCATCACGGCCGGCGACAAGGTGTATGACAGCACGACCTTGGCGGCCTTGAACACTGCCGGCGCCTCGTTCAACGGCATGCTGGCCGGCGATCAGTTGAGCGTGGCTGGCGCCGGCGGCCTGTTCAGCGACAAGAACGTCGGCAGCGGCAAGACCGTCGCGATCAGCGGCATCGCGCTGGGCGGCGCCGACGCCGGCAATTACCTGCTGGCCAGCGACACGGCCAGTAGCAGCGCCACGATCGCGGCGGCGACGCTGACCGCCAGCGCCAGCGGCATCGACAAGGTGTACGACGGCGGCACTAAGGCCAGCGTGACCTTGGGCGATAACCGGCTGGCCGGCGACGTGCTGACCGTCAGCAATAGCGGCGCGCAGTTCAGCGACAAGAACGTCGCCAGCGGCAAGGCGGTGACCGTCAGCGGCATCAGCCTGAGCGGCGCCGATGCGGGCAACTATATCGTCAACGACACGGCCGGCACCAGCGCCAGCATCACGCCGGCCACGCTGACGGTCAGTGCCAGCGGCATCGACAAGGTGTACGACGCCGGCACGGCGGCCAGCGTCACCCTGCGCGACAACCGCATCGGCAATGACGTGCTCAGCATCAGCAGCGGCAGCGTGAACTTCAGCGACAAGAATGCCGGCGTCGGCAAGACGGTGACCGTCAACGGCATCAGCATCAGCGGCGCCGACGCCGGCAATTACACCGTCAACACGACGGCCAGCACCAGCGCCTCGATTACGCCGGCGCTGCTGACGGTGAAGGTCAATAATGCCGAGAAAGACCAGGGCGGCATCAATCCGGCGTTCAGCGTCAGTTACAACGGCTTGCTGGGCGCCGATACGGTGGCATCCGAAGTCAGCGGCGATCTGCGCTTCAATACGCCGGCCGGGGCCGGTTCGGTGATCGGCAATTACCTGGTATCGGCGGCGGGCCATGCATCGAACAATTATGCGCTGAATTATGTCGACGGCGTGTTGACGGTCAATCCGACCGTCGCCTTGCAAAGCGCGGTGGCGAATGTGATCGGCGTCACGGCAGTGGTGCCGGCGCAAGGAAATATGGTAGCCTCGGATGTGGCTGTCGGTCTCGACGCCAGCGATAACAAAGGGGAGGCGCGCACCGTCAAGCCGCTGATCCAGGCCAGCGGCGCGCTGGCCAGCTATGCGGTGCCGGGCTTGAACCTGACGGTGATCGACCGTGGCATGAATGTGCCGGCCGAGGCCAGGGCGGCGTCCGCGGCTGACGATTAACATTAACTGCAGGAGCGCGCTTGATTTTATTTTTTGAAGGAATGTTTCGATGACGCCTCATTTCATCGGCGTCGCCGGTTTGCCGCGCGCCGGTTCGACCTTGCTGTGCCAGTTGCTGGCGCAGCATCCGGAATTGCATAGCGAAGGCAATAGCTCGCCGCTGTGCAATGCCTTGCTGGCGATGCGCCGCAGCATCAGCGACGACCAGTTTTTCCTGTCCCAGCTCGACACCTCCTTTGACGCCAGTTATGGCCACCTGGCCAGCGCGATGCGCGGCTTCTTGCGCGGCTGGTACCAGGATTGCGGCAAGCAAGGCGTGGTCGACAAGAATCGCGCCTGGCTGCATGCGGTCGAATTGCTGCTGCAACTGGCGCCGGAAGCGAAGCTGGTGGTGTGCCTGCGCGAACTGGGCCAGGTGTATGGCTCGATCGAGGCGCAGCACCAGCGCACCATCTTGATCGACTTTGCCGACCATCTGGCCGATTACGACCGCATGGGCAGGGCCGACATGCTGTTCGCCAAGGATCGCGCCATCGGCGCGCCGCTGAGCTCCTTGCAAGCGGTGCTGGACTTGCCGCAGGAGGTACAGAAAAAGTTGTATTTTGTGCGCTTCGAAGATTTGATCGAACAGCCGGTGGCCTGCATGTCGCATGTGTATGCATGGCTGGGACTGGCGCCGTGCGAGATCGATATCCAGCAATTGCAAGTAGGCATACCGGAAAGCGATAGCCATTACCGCATGAAATATACCCATCGCCAATCCGAACGC includes these proteins:
- a CDS encoding YDG domain-containing protein → MNRIYRSIWNQSTGAYTAVSENVRSAGKRSLPGCTGGGARFALTTLAAAMMLGFGSLALAGPGGGTVVAGAANIGGTPGNMVIRQGSQHAVINWATFNIGHGEAVTFQQPNSNAVALNRVLGSDGTRIRGNLSANGKVFIVNPNGILFGQGASVNTAGLVASTLDISNSDFMSGKYQFSGAGTGKVLNQGSISAPGGYVALLGAHVSNEGTISARLGSVVLAAGKAITLDVAGDGLLNVAINEGAVGALVTNGGLIQADGGSVLLSAQAAGDLLKTVVNNTGVIEAHSIAARNGTIKLLGDMQSGTVNAGGTLDASAPDSGHGGFIDTSARQVRIDEGIRVTSAAAKGLAGTWLIDPADFNIAASGGDISGALLSRTLMNGNVNILSTMGASGTQGNINVNDTVAWSAHKLTLNAQNNININRAMLGSGSASLALEYGQGSALGAGSAYHVAAPVNLPAGNNFSTKQGSGGALVAYTVLNSLGAAGSVSQTDLQGVNGGLAGNYVLGSDIDASSTAGWNGGAGFTPLGAAPGAPFTGRFDGLGHVINGLTMNRVELDTGLFGTIGAAGVVRNLGLTGGSIELTGELSGIYPYPFSVAPLAAVNHGLIDNSHASVPVTSSNYAQTAGLVGLNAGTISNSSASGNVTDSNYAGAGGLVSLNSATGIIQNSFASGNVSVVNSAAGGLVMRNEGSIGNSYANGNISGTSGAGAGGLVGQNVGGSISNSYATGDVAGDNTLGGLVGSNDNLSSISNSYATGSVVGSGSTIGGLAGANQGTASNVYATGAVTGFGNVGGLVGGNSGALANGYASGKVTASNAGGGVIGLHSGGAVANLYFNSSINNLLSGKGNQTGGSGSASGLSTSQMTTASNYAGLNFSSTPGAPGNAWVLVNASGGGINNAGGGGGTYPMLASEYSTTIGNAHQLQLMAMDLGPSAVYTLGRNIDAGKTVGTGDVWFGSFIPLGASLGINYLGSLDGQGHVISGLNVNLPGNTQVGLFGVIGGSGKVVNLGLDGGSVRGQFEVGAIAGRNQGAISNSFSTAAVQGDTTVGGLVGFNSLGSVSNAYASGPVAAVNGETGGLVGKSQAGAISNSFANGAVSSTSGTTGGLLASSSGDTISGSFWDINGTGRATSAIGPGQYSPSGGLFTAVTRTLAIYAGAGWDLTGSWVVYDGVSAPLLRSFMTQYTVLANSDSKTYDGLAYSGNSGFVVSGVADGRISGSVTVAGSAQGAVNAGDYALRPGGLVSSGGQLGGYSINYIDGALTVNRALLSVSGASADNKIYDGLLGAQISNAVFSGLVAGDAGLVNLTSSFASKNAGNGIAVTVGLDGASAGNYTLAPVTGLSANITPKALSISGLAAGNKVYDGSGTTSLSGGTLNGLVAGETLAFSASGAFADPNAGIAKTVTVSGATLADGSGLASNYTVGNPTGLTADITPKGLTISGMSAAAKVYDGLLHASLSGGTLVGLVNGETLSFSNQSGVFSDQNAGMAKAVTVSGTTLADGSGLASNYTVSDPTGLSADITPKALTVSGLGAASKVYDGLLNASLSGGTLLGLVNGETLSITKQSGAFSDQNAGIGKAVTVSGTTLADGTGLASNYTVSDPTGLTADIIPKALTIVGVTAGNKIYDGNMSASLSGGTLSGFVGSETVGLSGLSGAFSDKHAGAGKAVTVTGAMLTDGTGLASNYTVGNPAGLTADIGKATITGVSGISAGNKVYDGTAAASLETAGALFAGLVGGDDVLVAHASGVFSDQNAGAGKTVAISGLALGGADAGNYSLASGTASATADITPRALTLTGITAGNKVYDGNTKASLSGGTLNGLVGSETLGVTGLSAAFADKNAAHGIAVTVSGATLADGSGLASNYSIGNPAGLTADITPKALTLAGVQAADKVYDGTTAASLSGGSLIGLVGGETLGIAGQAGTFSDKQAGSGKTVLVSGTTLLDGTGLASNYTVSDPLGLTASIGRATISSVSGITAGDKVYDSTTLAALNTAGASFNGMLAGDQLSVAGAGGLFSDKNVGSGKTVAISGIALGGADAGNYLLASDTASSSATIAAATLTASASGIDKVYDGGTKASVTLGDNRLAGDVLTVSNSGAQFSDKNVASGKAVTVSGISLSGADAGNYIVNDTAGTSASITPATLTVSASGIDKVYDAGTAASVTLRDNRIGNDVLSISSGSVNFSDKNAGVGKTVTVNGISISGADAGNYTVNTTASTSASITPALLTVKVNNAEKDQGGINPAFSVSYNGLLGADTVASEVSGDLRFNTPAGAGSVIGNYLVSAAGHASNNYALNYVDGVLTVNPTVALQSAVANVIGVTAVVPAQGNMVASDVAVGLDASDNKGEARTVKPLIQASGALASYAVPGLNLTVIDRGMNVPAEARAASAADD
- a CDS encoding YDG domain-containing protein — its product is MXXXKNAASGKTVTVSGTTLVDSVNDLASNYTVSNPMGLSASITPKALTLTGTLVSNKVYDGNNIAHLSGGTLNGLVGSETLGIAGQTALFSDKNAANAKTVTVSGTTLVDSANGLAGNYTVGDPTGLTASITRATIASVAGIVAVNKVYDGSTAATLNTSGATFAGKVAGDELGVTGAGGAFSDKNVGNGKTVNLSGIALSGADAGNYVLASGNASTTAAITPATLTVSASGINKVYDAGTAATVNLRDNRIGNDVFSIGSGSANFSDKNAGVGKTVTVNGISISGADAGNYIVNTTASTTASIAQAALTVKVDDAQKNQGSANPPFSASYNGLLGGDTLTAEVSGNLVFNTPATTGSAAGNYVVSASGQSSNNYALGYVDGVLKVNPATSLPPVAVPPAPLQSAVANVIAMATVAPSQGNMVPSEISIGDAPTAALVAAAPADKVNPLPVVQLNGSVATNLLPGLKLSVIDRGLLLPVEASVSFGNGGGRE
- a CDS encoding sulfotransferase family protein, which encodes MTPHFIGVAGLPRAGSTLLCQLLAQHPELHSEGNSSPLCNALLAMRRSISDDQFFLSQLDTSFDASYGHLASAMRGFLRGWYQDCGKQGVVDKNRAWLHAVELLLQLAPEAKLVVCLRELGQVYGSIEAQHQRTILIDFADHLADYDRMGRADMLFAKDRAIGAPLSSLQAVLDLPQEVQKKLYFVRFEDLIEQPVACMSHVYAWLGLAPCEIDIQQLQVGIPESDSHYRMKYTHRQSERIVKPRPHAIPPRIQAQIESAYAWYYDLYYPKK